One Nicotiana tomentosiformis chromosome 4, ASM39032v3, whole genome shotgun sequence genomic window carries:
- the LOC104102976 gene encoding uncharacterized protein: MPAYAMFLKEIYSNKRKVEETSVVKLTEHCSVILQNKLPQKCGDPGSFTIHCALESTKYEKSLCDSGASINLMTLSIFRKLEGEIGEIRSIPVSLQLVDQTTIIPKGIVKDVLVQVDKFVFPVDFIVVNMEENREALFGYWQSNSGHSRKAAHA; the protein is encoded by the coding sequence ATGCCAGCATATGCTATGTTCTTAAAGGAGATATATTCCAACAAGCGAAAAGTAGAGGAGACATCGgttgtcaagctcacagagcactGTAGTGTAATTCTACAAAATAAGCTCcctcaaaagtgtggagatccagggagttttactatacatTGTGCTTTAGAAAGTACTAAGTATGAAAAATCTTTGTGTGATTCAGGTGCTTCTATTAATCTTATGACTTTGTCTATTTTCAGGAAATTGGAGGGAGAGATTGGAGAAATCAGATCTATACCTGTGTCCTTGCAGTTGGTGGATCAGACCACAATCATACCGAAAGGAATAGTGAAAGATGTGCTAGTTCAGGTGGATAAATTTGTGTTCCCTGTGGACTTCATCGTGGTGAATATGGAAGAGAATAGGGAGGCCCTTTTTGGCTACTGGCAAAGCAATTCTGGACATTCAAGAAAGGcagctcatgcttag